In the genome of Paracoccus tegillarcae, one region contains:
- a CDS encoding twin-arginine translocation signal domain-containing protein, with translation MSSDAKRQPKPANRRDFLKLAGSAAPAAIAAAALTPDQAQAAPQVRLSERGDACMQDTAHTRTYYDLARF, from the coding sequence ATGAGCAGCGATGCCAAACGCCAGCCCAAACCAGCCAATCGCCGCGACTTCCTCAAGCTCGCCGGCAGCGCCGCGCCGGCGGCCATTGCCGCAGCCGCGCTGACGCCCGATCAGGCGCAGGCCGCGCCGCAGGTGAGGCTGTCTGAACGCGGCGACGCGTGCATGCAGGACACCGCCCATACCCGTACCTATTACGATCTCGCCCGCTTTTAA
- a CDS encoding molybdopterin-dependent oxidoreductase: MLKRKTTGAARRQDAPAFVTAMGDTQMNRRNFLQRSGLAVGGIAALGGMAGTVRPATAQEAAAAGGEIKTIKSVCTHCSVGCTVLAEVQDGVWIGQEPAFDSPFNLGAHCAKGASVREHAHGERRLKYPMKLVGGEWTRLSWEDAINEIGDQMLSIREESGPDSVYWLGSAKHSNEQAYLFRKFAAYWGTNNVDHQARICHSTTVAGVANTWGYGAMTNSYNDIHKSKAILIIGGNPAEAHPVSLQHVLKGKEENRAPLIVCDPRFTRTAAHADEYVRFRPGSDVALVWGILWHIFENGWEDEEFIRTRVWGMDQIRAEVANWDPAECERVTGVPGTQLERVARLMAENRPGTLIWCMGGTQHTNGNNNTRAYCILQLALGNMGVSGGGTNIFRGHDNVQGATDLGVLSHDTPGYYGLADGAWAHWSRVWGEDLDWLKSRFVVVKDAEGKDKPLMNENGIPVSRWIDGVLEDADNIDQPHNVKAMVLWGHAPNSQTRMTEMKTAMEKLEMLVVIDPYPTVSAILSDRTDGVYLLPAATQFETRGSVTASNRSLQWREEVVAPLFESKPDHTIMKLFADKFGFSDRLLRNIAVEGDEPVVEDITREFNRGMWTIGYTGQSPERMRLHMENQHTFNKTSLRAEGGPCDGEFYGMPWPCWGTPELKHPGTANLYDMSIPVSQGGLTFRARFGVEREGENLLAEGVYSKNSEIQDGYPEFTYEMLVQLGWHTDLTEHERYLIGQVAGIEDMQGNWEEVGEAEGMAVPGDYDARASTINWKTDLSGGIQRVAILHECAPFGNAKARCNVWTFPDPVPVHREPLYTNRRDLVADYPTYADRVFYRLPTLYESIQKNDFSSDFPIILTSGRLVEYEGGGEETRSNPWLAELQQEMFIEVNPKDAGDRGIRDGQQVWVEGPEGGKVRVKAMITERVGAGVAFMPFHFGGFFEGKDLRSKYPEGADPIVLGESTNTAQTYGYDSVTQMQETKATLCKITAA, translated from the coding sequence ATGCTGAAACGCAAGACCACCGGCGCAGCGCGCCGCCAGGACGCCCCCGCATTCGTGACCGCCATGGGCGACACGCAGATGAACCGGCGCAACTTTTTGCAACGCTCGGGTCTGGCGGTCGGCGGGATCGCGGCGCTTGGCGGCATGGCTGGCACGGTGCGTCCTGCGACCGCACAAGAGGCGGCTGCAGCGGGTGGCGAGATCAAGACGATCAAGTCGGTCTGCACGCATTGCTCGGTCGGGTGCACGGTGCTGGCCGAGGTGCAGGACGGGGTCTGGATCGGGCAGGAACCGGCATTTGACAGCCCCTTCAACCTGGGCGCCCATTGCGCCAAAGGGGCCTCGGTGCGCGAACATGCCCATGGCGAGCGGCGGCTGAAATACCCGATGAAGCTGGTCGGCGGCGAATGGACCCGCCTCAGCTGGGAAGATGCGATCAACGAGATCGGCGATCAGATGCTGTCGATCCGCGAGGAAAGCGGCCCTGACAGCGTCTATTGGCTGGGCAGCGCCAAGCATTCCAACGAACAGGCCTATCTGTTCCGCAAGTTCGCGGCCTATTGGGGCACGAACAACGTCGATCACCAGGCGCGGATCTGTCACTCGACCACGGTTGCGGGTGTTGCCAACACCTGGGGCTACGGCGCCATGACGAACAGCTATAACGACATTCACAAATCCAAGGCGATCCTGATCATCGGCGGCAACCCCGCCGAGGCGCATCCGGTGTCGCTGCAGCATGTGCTGAAGGGCAAAGAGGAAAACCGCGCGCCGCTGATCGTCTGCGACCCGCGCTTTACCCGCACAGCCGCCCATGCCGATGAATATGTCCGCTTTCGTCCGGGCAGCGACGTGGCGCTGGTCTGGGGTATCCTGTGGCATATCTTCGAGAATGGCTGGGAGGATGAGGAATTCATCCGCACCCGTGTCTGGGGCATGGACCAGATCCGCGCAGAGGTCGCCAACTGGGATCCGGCCGAATGCGAACGCGTCACCGGCGTGCCCGGCACGCAGCTAGAGCGCGTCGCGCGGCTGATGGCCGAGAACCGCCCCGGCACGCTGATCTGGTGCATGGGCGGCACCCAGCACACGAACGGCAACAACAACACCCGCGCCTATTGCATCCTGCAGCTTGCGCTGGGGAACATGGGCGTATCGGGTGGCGGCACCAATATCTTCCGCGGCCATGACAACGTGCAGGGCGCGACCGATCTGGGCGTGCTGTCGCATGACACGCCCGGTTATTACGGCCTGGCAGACGGCGCATGGGCGCATTGGTCGCGGGTCTGGGGCGAGGATCTGGACTGGCTCAAATCGCGCTTTGTCGTCGTCAAGGACGCCGAGGGCAAGGACAAGCCCCTGATGAACGAGAACGGCATTCCCGTCAGCCGCTGGATTGACGGCGTGCTCGAGGATGCGGACAACATCGACCAGCCCCACAACGTCAAGGCGATGGTTCTGTGGGGACACGCCCCCAACAGCCAGACCCGCATGACGGAAATGAAGACGGCGATGGAAAAGCTGGAAATGCTGGTCGTGATCGACCCCTATCCGACCGTCTCGGCAATTCTGTCGGACCGGACCGATGGTGTCTATCTGCTGCCCGCCGCGACCCAGTTCGAGACGCGCGGCTCGGTCACGGCATCGAACCGTTCGCTGCAATGGCGCGAAGAGGTCGTCGCACCGCTGTTCGAATCCAAGCCGGACCACACGATCATGAAGCTGTTTGCCGACAAGTTCGGCTTTTCCGACCGGCTGCTGCGCAATATCGCGGTCGAGGGCGATGAGCCCGTGGTCGAGGACATCACCCGCGAATTCAACCGCGGCATGTGGACCATCGGCTATACCGGCCAGTCGCCCGAACGGATGCGGCTGCATATGGAAAACCAGCATACCTTCAACAAGACCAGCCTGCGGGCCGAGGGCGGCCCCTGTGACGGCGAGTTCTACGGCATGCCATGGCCATGCTGGGGCACGCCCGAATTGAAACATCCGGGCACCGCAAACCTTTACGACATGTCGATCCCTGTCAGTCAGGGCGGCCTGACCTTCCGCGCCCGCTTTGGTGTGGAACGCGAGGGCGAGAACCTTCTGGCCGAGGGGGTCTATTCGAAAAACTCCGAGATCCAGGACGGCTATCCCGAATTCACCTATGAAATGCTGGTGCAGCTGGGCTGGCATACCGATCTGACCGAACATGAACGCTATCTGATCGGTCAGGTGGCCGGCATCGAGGACATGCAGGGCAACTGGGAAGAGGTCGGCGAGGCCGAGGGCATGGCGGTGCCGGGCGATTATGACGCCCGCGCCAGCACGATCAACTGGAAGACCGACCTGTCGGGCGGCATCCAGCGGGTCGCCATCCTGCATGAATGCGCGCCCTTCGGGAACGCCAAGGCGCGCTGCAACGTCTGGACCTTCCCCGATCCGGTCCCGGTTCACCGCGAGCCGCTTTATACCAACCGCCGCGATCTGGTGGCGGATTATCCCACCTATGCCGACCGGGTCTTTTATCGCCTGCCGACGCTGTATGAATCGATCCAGAAGAACGATTTCTCCAGTGATTTCCCGATCATCCTGACATCCGGCCGCCTGGTCGAATACGAGGGCGGCGGGGAAGAGACGCGCTCGAACCCCTGGCTGGCCGAGTTGCAGCAGGAAATGTTCATCGAGGTCAATCCGAAGGATGCCGGAGATCGCGGCATTCGCGATGGCCAGCAGGTCTGGGTCGAGGGCCCCGAGGGCGGCAAGGTGCGCGTCAAGGCGATGATCACCGAGCGGGTGGGCGCGGGCGTGGCCTTCATGCCCTTCCACTTCGGCGGCTTCTTCGAGGGCAAGGACCTGCGAAGCAAGTACCCCGAGGGCGCGGACCCGATCGTCTTGGGCGAATCCACCAATACCGCGCAGACCTATGGCTATGATTCCGTGACGCAGATGCAGGAAACCAAAGCCACCCTCTGCAAGATCACGGCAGCGTAA
- a CDS encoding formate dehydrogenase subunit gamma, whose translation MAHPIQRLAAAALLMAGLCLPAGAQTMVNPGDYGRDIDNPTVMEPVEAPSSSVRPPAAEQQIIQPSPGQIEGVTRLREDVGDAPQPQQLDNAAAGPEGADTLADVLNRETPAQAGGLEQLGQMMTGGGPRSAASAELGTTVGPSGELSAPHNDQAMWNAVRENTALIDTQVRGPATDVLIQDGGMTWLTFRQGPLLTWGGWLLLGTLIALLAFFLIRGRIRIQGHKTGFTIERFAFVERFGHWLTAGSFILLGITGLLVLFGRTFLIPLFGHQAYSPIAIASKWVHNNVSWAFMLGIVLIFVMWVAQNLPSRTDLAWIAKGGGMFSKDSHVHARKFNAGQKIVFWSVILLGISISLSGLSLMFPMQFQLFSHTFEFLNWTRLPQLFLGEPLIVNMSPQHEMQLAQAWHAIVAFLYIAIILGHIYIGTVGMEGAFDAMGSGDVEVQWAREHHDLWYEEATGRDAHEYIPPPPETAARRS comes from the coding sequence ATGGCCCATCCCATCCAACGCCTCGCCGCTGCCGCCCTGCTGATGGCGGGGCTTTGCCTGCCGGCTGGTGCGCAGACCATGGTCAATCCGGGCGATTACGGTCGCGACATCGACAACCCCACCGTGATGGAGCCGGTCGAGGCACCCTCATCCTCGGTCCGTCCGCCCGCGGCGGAACAGCAGATCATCCAACCCAGCCCGGGCCAGATCGAGGGCGTGACGCGCCTGCGCGAGGATGTGGGCGACGCCCCGCAGCCGCAGCAACTGGACAACGCCGCCGCAGGCCCCGAGGGCGCCGATACGCTGGCCGATGTTCTGAACCGCGAAACGCCGGCGCAGGCCGGCGGGCTGGAACAACTGGGCCAGATGATGACCGGTGGCGGTCCGCGCTCTGCGGCCAGTGCCGAATTGGGCACCACGGTCGGCCCGTCGGGCGAGCTATCAGCGCCGCATAACGACCAGGCCATGTGGAACGCGGTGCGAGAAAACACTGCCCTGATCGACACGCAGGTTCGTGGTCCGGCCACCGATGTCCTGATCCAGGACGGCGGCATGACCTGGCTGACATTTCGCCAGGGCCCGCTGCTGACCTGGGGTGGATGGCTGTTGCTGGGCACGCTGATTGCGCTGCTGGCGTTCTTCCTGATCCGGGGCCGTATCCGCATTCAGGGTCACAAGACCGGCTTTACCATCGAACGCTTTGCCTTTGTCGAACGCTTTGGCCACTGGCTGACGGCCGGCAGCTTTATCCTGCTGGGCATCACCGGGCTTCTGGTGCTGTTCGGGCGAACCTTCCTGATCCCGCTTTTCGGCCATCAGGCCTATTCCCCCATCGCGATTGCCAGCAAATGGGTGCATAACAACGTCTCCTGGGCCTTCATGCTGGGTATCGTCCTGATCTTCGTGATGTGGGTGGCGCAAAACCTGCCCAGTCGCACGGACCTGGCCTGGATCGCCAAGGGCGGCGGCATGTTCTCAAAGGATAGCCACGTCCACGCGCGCAAGTTCAACGCCGGCCAAAAGATCGTGTTCTGGTCGGTGATCCTCTTGGGCATCTCGATCTCGCTATCGGGGCTGTCGCTGATGTTCCCGATGCAGTTCCAGCTGTTCAGCCACACCTTCGAGTTCCTGAACTGGACCCGGCTGCCGCAGCTGTTCCTGGGCGAGCCCTTGATCGTGAACATGTCGCCTCAGCACGAGATGCAGTTGGCACAGGCCTGGCACGCGATCGTCGCCTTTCTCTACATCGCCATCATCCTCGGCCATATCTATATCGGCACCGTCGGTATGGAGGGCGCGTTCGATGCGATGGGCTCGGGCGACGTAGAGGTGCAATGGGCCCGCGAGCACCACGACCTTTGGTATGAAGAAGCCACGGGCCGCGATGCGCATGAATATATCCCGCCTCCGCCCGAAACGGCGGCGCGGCGCAGTTGA